In Nitrospira sp., the DNA window TCTGACCGAATTGGAAGCCCCTGCCATTCTGCTCTTAGAGGCTCCAATGGGTGAGGGCAAGACCGAAGCAGCGTTCTTTGCTCATCTTGAATTACAGAGGAGATTTGGGCATCGCGGTTTGTATGTAGCCCTGCCGACGAAAGCTACGGGCAATGCGATGTTCACGCGAACACTCAAATTCCTGCGTGACCAGGGAATTAAGAGAAATCTCGATATCCAGCTGGTACATGGTGGCGCATTACTTAACAATGCATTTCAGGACTTGAAAGTGTCTGGCATCTGGGACGAGAAGGAAGGGCAGGTAAGAGCCGGGGAATGGTTTACGAATAAGAAGCGGGCGTTACTCTCTGAGTATGGAGTGGGAACGATAGATCAGGCTCTGTTGCCCATTCTTCCGGTGCGGCACAACTTTGTCCGTCTCTGGGGGCTCGCGAATCGAGTGGTCGTTTTTGATGAAATTCATGCCTATGACGCCTATACGGGCACACTCCTCATTCACCTGTTGCGCTGGCTTCTCGCACTTGGAACATCCGTAGTTCTTCTTTCCGCGACGCTGCCACCATCGATTCGTCGAAAATTAGCCACTGTCGTAACCACAACATGGCTTGAGCAAGAGGTGGAGTATCCGCGCCTATCTGTTTTTCAACATGGTGAGAAAGTACGCCAGAAACATTTTCAGGCTGATCCGGCACGTCGCCAAACAGTGCGACTGCAAATTCTTCCCCCGACCTTACCCGAAATGCGTGTCGCCCTAGAGGCGCACCTTACTATGGGGGGAATGGGCCTGGTTCTCCTCAATACGGTTCAACGGGCCCAGGACCTATACCGGCTATTTCCCGACGGTGAGCCTGTGAGGCGGGGAGATCAACATGTTGGCAAGCGCCTGGTAGATGGAACGGAAGTCTTCCTCTTTCATGCTCGCTTTCCGGCAGACATGCGACAACAGCGTGAACAGCAGGCGCTAGAGGCCTTTGGAGTATCTACCCATCGAACCGGCCGAAAAATTCTGATCGCGACTCAAGTGGCAGAGCAAAGCCTTGATGTGGATTTTGATGTGATCGCGACTGACCTTGCACCCATCGATCTTGTGCTCCAACGTGCAGGGCGGCTGTGGAGACATGCGCGGTCAGTCAGGCCGATGGTCGAACCGTTTCTTCTGGTCGCGGGGCTTGCCGGCGACGCACCTCCCTCGTTTGGAAAACCGCTCTGGTGGGGCAAGGTCTACAGCGAGGACATCCTGTTGCGTACGTGGAACCTCCTGCGAGGGAAGCAGCAATTCACACTTCCGGATGAGATCGATGCTCTTGTTCAGGCGGTGTACGAGGAGCAGGTCGGCGTGCCTGAGTCAGTGCAGGATCGATTGGACAAAGCTTTGATGACCAGCGATGGAAAGATGATTGCTCATACAGGGCAGGCAAATCAGGCCATCATAGGCTTTCCCAATGACGCGTCTTGGAACGATCCCGCGCGATTTGTACTCTACGACGAAGATGAGCCGGGCGTGCATCGCACCCTCATGGCACAGACCAGGCTGGGTGAAGATTCGGTTGTTGTGATTCCCTTGTGGTCGGAAGACAGCTACGACTCTAATGTCATTCCGGATTTCGATCAGTCAAAAACGTGGTTCCTTCGCGCCATGAGTCTCACACGAGATGGTGTAGTCCAAAAACTTAGAAAGTT includes these proteins:
- the cas3 gene encoding CRISPR-associated helicase Cas3', which gives rise to MDHALRNLWAKTSREEGDRWHPLILHMLDVAASAEALLHREPESTRSRMGAILGLPWELARPWLLFLVACHDLGKACPGFQCKWQNLSGLDAGRSPNTDINHAFVSQIELGSWLIDQGWPDQLAELVADAVGCHHGERAAPSILNHLMGDRRATGKPGWRDVRHGLIENLLDVLKPTTRPTKETLSGPDFMLLSGLTSFADWIGSNEEEFPFGRPADCSDLNAWFESRRTRAERALNAMGWGHRTPLTQEPKSFTDVFGFAPRPLQQTVAEALTELEAPAILLLEAPMGEGKTEAAFFAHLELQRRFGHRGLYVALPTKATGNAMFTRTLKFLRDQGIKRNLDIQLVHGGALLNNAFQDLKVSGIWDEKEGQVRAGEWFTNKKRALLSEYGVGTIDQALLPILPVRHNFVRLWGLANRVVVFDEIHAYDAYTGTLLIHLLRWLLALGTSVVLLSATLPPSIRRKLATVVTTTWLEQEVEYPRLSVFQHGEKVRQKHFQADPARRQTVRLQILPPTLPEMRVALEAHLTMGGMGLVLLNTVQRAQDLYRLFPDGEPVRRGDQHVGKRLVDGTEVFLFHARFPADMRQQREQQALEAFGVSTHRTGRKILIATQVAEQSLDVDFDVIATDLAPIDLVLQRAGRLWRHARSVRPMVEPFLLVAGLAGDAPPSFGKPLWWGKVYSEDILLRTWNLLRGKQQFTLPDEIDALVQAVYEEQVGVPESVQDRLDKALMTSDGKMIAHTGQANQAIIGFPNDASWNDPARFVLYDEDEPGVHRTLMAQTRLGEDSVVVIPLWSEDSYDSNVIPDFDQSKTWFLRAMSLTRDGVVQKLRKLGVPEGWKESPLLRNCFPLRLSEDGRWIENATVRLDNDLGLVYEAKESE